A window of the Nitrosopumilus ureiphilus genome harbors these coding sequences:
- the glnA gene encoding type I glutamate--ammonia ligase produces the protein MNAEQVLQTIQNENISFIDFWFVDIFGELHNVGMPSYAIDKDSFVNGLEKLDASSIVGFKSVNHSDMILLPDPTSFKILPNDYDPGNRKNARIFCDLYDGSTNKESRFNRDSRGIAHKASQKLTEFGLTHTNWGPEIEFFVFDTINVYPSPYAATHSYGGSGYSIESKESPWAKGNVSTAIDLKEGYYPSQPKDTLEGFRKDVCDDLYNYFGIKIEAEHHEVATSGQCEINLVYDEMITMADNVIAVKNLVKVKAKRKNKVATFMPKPIFGDNASAMHTHQSLWNEKTNVMYEKDDEQAQMSQIGRYYVGGILNHASALCAITNPTTNSYKRLVPGFEAPVNVCWGLGNRSAAIRVPMYNRNQEKSKRIEYRVPDPTANIYLLESALLLAGLDGIKNKIDPGDPIEENVYKLSTEKKREYKIGSLPVSLKGALDSLGSDSNFLQKVFTKDFLDAYTEIKYKEYTSFAQTPTAWEVSMYADA, from the coding sequence TTGAATGCAGAACAAGTGTTACAAACTATACAAAATGAAAATATATCATTTATTGATTTTTGGTTTGTAGATATTTTTGGCGAACTTCATAATGTGGGTATGCCAAGCTATGCAATTGATAAAGATAGTTTTGTTAATGGTCTTGAAAAACTAGATGCGAGTTCGATTGTAGGATTCAAATCCGTTAATCATTCAGACATGATTTTGTTACCTGACCCAACTTCGTTTAAAATTCTTCCAAATGATTATGATCCAGGTAATAGGAAAAATGCCAGAATATTCTGTGATTTGTATGATGGCAGTACTAACAAAGAATCCAGATTTAATCGAGATTCTAGAGGTATCGCACACAAGGCATCACAAAAACTAACAGAATTTGGATTAACTCATACTAATTGGGGTCCTGAAATAGAATTTTTTGTATTTGATACCATCAATGTTTACCCCTCTCCATATGCTGCAACCCATTCGTATGGGGGCTCAGGATATTCAATAGAATCTAAAGAATCCCCCTGGGCTAAAGGAAATGTAAGTACTGCCATAGACCTCAAAGAAGGATATTATCCATCACAACCTAAGGATACTCTTGAAGGATTTCGAAAGGATGTTTGTGATGATCTGTATAATTATTTTGGAATAAAAATAGAGGCAGAACACCATGAGGTTGCAACTTCTGGTCAATGTGAAATCAATTTAGTATATGATGAAATGATTACAATGGCAGATAATGTAATTGCAGTTAAAAATTTGGTAAAAGTCAAAGCTAAACGAAAAAATAAAGTTGCAACTTTTATGCCAAAACCCATTTTTGGCGATAATGCATCAGCTATGCATACTCACCAAAGCTTATGGAATGAAAAAACGAATGTAATGTATGAAAAAGATGATGAGCAGGCCCAGATGAGTCAAATTGGAAGATATTATGTTGGTGGAATTTTGAATCATGCATCAGCTTTATGTGCAATCACAAATCCCACTACAAATTCTTACAAACGACTTGTTCCAGGTTTTGAAGCGCCAGTAAATGTTTGCTGGGGATTAGGAAACAGATCTGCTGCAATAAGAGTTCCAATGTATAATAGAAATCAAGAAAAAAGTAAAAGAATTGAGTATCGTGTACCTGATCCAACTGCAAATATCTATCTCTTAGAATCTGCATTATTGTTGGCAGGATTAGATGGAATAAAAAACAAAATTGATCCTGGTGATCCTATTGAAGAAAATGTTTACAAACTATCCACAGAAAAGAAACGAGAGTACAAGATTGGCTCTTTACCTGTTTCTCTGAAAGGTGCACTTGATTCTTTGGGAAGTGATTCAAATTTCTTACAGAAAGTTTTTACAAAAGACTTTCTTGATGCATATACGGAGATTAAATACAAAGAATACACATCATTTGCACAAACCCCTACAGCTTGGGAAGTCTCAATGTATGCTGATGCGTAG
- a CDS encoding helix-turn-helix transcriptional regulator yields MTDLFDETANYVLDLASPQRMQILFKLLEKNSTPTALAKEIDATKQEVHRNFIRLEERGLIEKKTDGKYTLTTFGKIVCTQVPSLVFISQNRKYFEEHDFGEVPHKFQMRCGQLANGQYIKGISKVLEQWKNIYKNSNEYIYEVLSEVPLDLIEPLVKQVKKGVKFNYIFSESAVVPKGRKALLKKLGFNKLIEKGLIERKMEKNVQTVVILNEKEACIMFPTLDGESDLTEMFYSDDLMFHEWCLDYFRYCWYGSDVFRESKLKE; encoded by the coding sequence ATGACAGATCTGTTTGATGAGACTGCAAACTATGTGTTGGATTTAGCCAGTCCGCAAAGGATGCAAATTTTATTCAAGTTGTTAGAAAAAAATTCCACTCCTACAGCTTTAGCAAAAGAAATTGATGCGACAAAACAGGAAGTCCATCGAAATTTCATTAGATTAGAGGAACGTGGATTAATTGAAAAGAAAACAGACGGCAAGTACACACTAACAACATTTGGTAAAATTGTATGCACGCAGGTACCATCTCTTGTGTTCATTTCACAAAATAGGAAATATTTTGAAGAGCATGATTTTGGTGAAGTTCCACATAAATTCCAAATGCGTTGCGGTCAACTTGCTAATGGTCAATACATCAAGGGTATCTCAAAAGTACTTGAACAGTGGAAGAATATTTACAAAAATTCAAATGAATACATCTATGAGGTATTATCAGAAGTTCCTCTTGATTTGATAGAGCCGTTGGTAAAGCAGGTCAAAAAAGGGGTAAAATTCAATTACATATTTTCAGAATCAGCAGTAGTTCCAAAAGGACGAAAAGCGCTACTAAAAAAACTTGGCTTTAACAAATTAATTGAAAAAGGACTAATTGAAAGAAAGATGGAAAAAAATGTTCAAACAGTAGTAATTCTAAATGAAAAAGAGGCTTGCATAATGTTTCCTACACTTGATGGGGAATCAGATCTTACTGAAATGTTTTATTCAGACGACTTGATGTTCCACGAATGGTGTCTTGATTATTTCAGGTATTGCTGGTATGGTTCGGATGTTTTTAGAGAAAGTAAACTAAAAGAATAA
- a CDS encoding DEAD/DEAH box helicase, producing the protein MKFCSNCDTKLSQNFEDVGGPWICPKCNPEKVISRKPTYGINYSGNTKTCSKGCGAQIYWDDEFKSDSGKFIPIDSRTDEPHRCNGPTESEPYYPDEIKKYAKQKENKPEPKIPLPAEILFDINKIPKSLVDDDEIIHELVQGHKEESLGIIHYENMLAPEPEKIPVPSLKDVLSENILKGIEKYGFSGLLPFQEESIRSILKGNNSIISAPTGSGKTEAFCIPILQKISQEEQPGVFALFVYPLNALIDDQVSKISQLIDRCGLKSKVAVYSIHGGQSSEYKDMIISDASKKSLIIATNFDFINYHLILQDKKWNELFKNAKIIVMDEAHSYTSFHGSNVYHVLNRMKRYMGEIQFIGSSATLDNSKEFFSDMFDLPQESFSYIKSNVRRKHNMHMFFIMPRKYGQRATMEMLASICYRNKSTQLIFSNSHNDSEFLASNMEDANDGIRIQIHRGGLDQNNRKLYESQMKAGELDALSCTPTLELGIDIGHVDVVISAFKNEYDSFVQRIGRAGRMGQKSYAICVFDPDDAACHYFARHIDDYLSQDHVIPINKKNPIISDKHTESIEIENEAAIESDKSQFFDFANSINLRGTSGEIAIYYNSQKIGTRGVPVGYYQLHQNAIYHFNKQNYEVTSLIKSQNGARAYLKRSYEKQKRTIPIVRTCILQTSERNAIHREITVKSKKLALRYGIIELSRTITGYVKGNYNESSENFETHNGASIPSWRNFNWKSKHSSISITIPSEFILKSDSESKSQIAADSKIHTITHVFINAAKIITKSESNDIDAYYENGVIYLYDNSSDGFNGCSKIIYDDFEKILNTCYSLLHDCDCPVDPKQKKLIKQGEKWGGCPKCTFTTNYCVTKNKDLSKNDARDFFSIFSKPI; encoded by the coding sequence ATGAAATTTTGTTCAAATTGTGATACTAAACTCTCACAAAATTTTGAAGATGTTGGCGGTCCATGGATTTGTCCAAAATGCAATCCTGAAAAAGTAATTTCAAGAAAACCAACTTATGGGATAAATTATTCTGGAAACACAAAAACCTGCTCCAAAGGATGCGGTGCTCAAATCTATTGGGATGATGAATTCAAATCAGATAGTGGAAAATTCATTCCTATTGATTCACGAACAGATGAGCCCCATAGATGTAATGGTCCTACAGAATCTGAACCATACTATCCTGATGAAATAAAAAAATACGCCAAACAAAAAGAGAATAAACCTGAACCAAAAATTCCTTTACCTGCAGAAATTTTATTTGATATTAATAAAATCCCAAAATCTCTAGTTGATGATGACGAGATAATTCATGAGCTAGTTCAAGGTCACAAAGAAGAGTCCTTAGGAATTATACACTATGAGAATATGCTCGCACCAGAACCTGAAAAGATTCCAGTTCCTAGCCTAAAAGATGTTTTATCGGAAAATATTCTAAAAGGAATTGAAAAATATGGATTCTCAGGATTACTCCCATTTCAAGAAGAGTCAATTCGCTCAATTCTAAAGGGAAATAATTCAATAATTTCCGCACCAACTGGGTCTGGAAAGACTGAGGCATTTTGTATTCCGATATTGCAAAAGATCTCTCAGGAAGAACAGCCAGGGGTATTTGCACTTTTTGTGTATCCGCTTAATGCACTAATTGATGATCAAGTATCCAAGATATCGCAGCTAATTGATAGATGTGGGTTGAAAAGTAAAGTTGCTGTATATTCAATTCATGGTGGTCAGAGTTCTGAATACAAAGACATGATAATTTCAGATGCTAGCAAAAAATCACTCATCATTGCAACAAACTTTGATTTTATCAATTACCATCTGATACTACAAGACAAAAAATGGAATGAATTATTCAAAAATGCCAAAATAATTGTTATGGATGAGGCCCATTCTTACACTAGCTTTCATGGTTCAAATGTCTATCATGTATTAAATCGAATGAAGCGATACATGGGAGAAATTCAATTCATTGGTTCTTCAGCTACTCTGGATAATTCTAAAGAATTCTTTTCAGACATGTTTGATTTACCTCAAGAATCATTTTCATACATCAAAAGTAATGTTCGACGAAAACACAACATGCACATGTTTTTCATAATGCCAAGAAAATATGGGCAGCGTGCTACTATGGAGATGCTAGCATCAATTTGCTACAGAAATAAATCCACACAGTTAATCTTTAGTAATTCCCATAATGATTCAGAATTTCTTGCATCAAATATGGAGGATGCAAATGATGGTATTAGAATTCAGATTCATCGAGGTGGTCTTGATCAAAATAACAGGAAACTATACGAGTCTCAGATGAAAGCAGGAGAATTAGATGCATTATCTTGTACACCTACATTGGAGCTTGGAATAGATATTGGTCATGTGGATGTGGTAATCTCTGCATTCAAAAATGAGTATGACTCTTTTGTGCAAAGAATTGGGCGTGCTGGTCGCATGGGACAAAAATCCTATGCTATTTGCGTGTTTGATCCTGATGATGCTGCATGCCATTACTTTGCTCGTCATATTGATGATTATCTATCACAAGACCATGTCATCCCAATAAACAAGAAAAACCCAATAATTTCTGACAAGCACACAGAGTCAATTGAAATTGAAAACGAGGCTGCAATTGAATCTGATAAATCACAATTTTTTGATTTTGCAAATAGTATCAATTTACGAGGAACATCAGGGGAGATTGCAATATACTACAATTCTCAAAAAATTGGAACTCGTGGTGTGCCTGTAGGATATTATCAACTGCATCAAAATGCGATTTATCACTTTAACAAACAAAACTATGAGGTCACCTCTCTAATAAAATCACAAAATGGTGCAAGAGCATATCTGAAGAGATCATATGAAAAACAAAAAAGAACAATCCCAATTGTTAGGACTTGCATTCTTCAGACATCTGAAAGAAATGCAATACATCGAGAAATTACTGTAAAATCTAAAAAACTTGCCTTGCGTTATGGTATCATTGAGCTGAGTAGAACCATTACAGGGTATGTTAAAGGAAACTATAACGAGTCATCAGAAAACTTTGAAACTCACAATGGGGCCAGTATTCCATCTTGGAGAAATTTTAATTGGAAATCAAAACATTCTTCAATAAGTATCACTATTCCTTCAGAGTTTATTTTAAAATCAGACTCTGAATCAAAAAGCCAGATTGCAGCAGATTCTAAAATCCATACTATTACACATGTATTTATCAATGCTGCAAAAATTATCACAAAATCTGAATCAAATGATATTGATGCATATTATGAAAACGGAGTAATCTATCTTTATGATAATTCCTCAGATGGGTTCAATGGGTGCAGCAAAATAATTTATGATGATTTTGAAAAAATTCTCAATACTTGCTATTCACTGCTTCATGATTGTGATTGTCCCGTAGACCCTAAACAAAAAAAATTAATCAAACAAGGTGAGAAATGGGGTGGATGCCCAAAATGTACCTTTACTACAAATTATTGTGTTACAAAAAACAAAGATCTATCAAAAAATGATGCACGCGACTTTTTTTCTATTTTTTCTAAGCCTATTTAA
- a CDS encoding ATP-binding protein, protein MSQVEYVLMIGVALSGKTTYIKSNLEHKRISLSFFDNNRKKELEYIENCLAQGRNIVIDDTNLTEAIRKKHIDLAKKYNAKVRGIFMNTSRALLEKRQGSRRDPFPLPVIYKQINELETPVLGEGFDELIVKKDYEQS, encoded by the coding sequence GTGTCACAAGTAGAGTATGTCCTAATGATCGGCGTGGCATTAAGTGGCAAAACTACGTACATTAAATCAAATTTGGAACACAAGCGAATTTCTTTGTCATTTTTTGACAATAATAGAAAAAAGGAACTAGAATACATAGAAAATTGTCTTGCTCAAGGAAGAAACATCGTAATAGATGATACAAACCTTACAGAAGCCATACGAAAAAAACACATAGATCTTGCAAAAAAATACAATGCAAAAGTAAGAGGAATTTTCATGAATACATCCAGAGCACTACTTGAAAAAAGACAAGGGAGTAGACGGGATCCATTTCCTCTACCTGTAATTTACAAGCAAATCAACGAACTGGAGACACCAGTTCTTGGAGAGGGATTTGACGAGTTAATTGTAAAAAAGGATTACGAACAATCATAG
- a CDS encoding transcription initiation factor IIB — translation MRCGKNSMLTDDTTGEQFCSKCGYVVSEKTQESGPEWRSFQKDGGADPARTGAPSSLLMHDMGLSTVINPLNKDASGKPLSTSMKSTIERLRTWDNRSQVHEPVDRNLRQALGELTRLKDKIAISANVLEKAAYIYRKALEKKLVRGRSISAMIAASLYAACRDTATPRTLKDVADAANVKRKDIARCYRLLHYELELKMPVVDSVQCIARISSKLDITEKTKRFAIKVLKEAQEREESAGKDPMGLAASALYLSCVHNGASVTQRDIAEAAGVTEVTIRNRYKGLKASHS, via the coding sequence ATGAGATGTGGGAAAAATTCTATGCTAACTGATGATACTACCGGTGAACAATTTTGCTCAAAATGTGGATATGTTGTCTCTGAAAAAACCCAAGAATCAGGTCCTGAATGGAGATCGTTTCAAAAAGATGGAGGTGCAGATCCTGCAAGAACTGGTGCTCCATCATCACTTCTAATGCATGATATGGGGCTATCCACTGTTATCAATCCCTTGAACAAGGACGCTTCAGGAAAACCACTTTCTACATCGATGAAGAGTACAATTGAGCGTCTTAGAACTTGGGATAACAGAAGTCAAGTTCACGAACCTGTTGATAGAAACTTGAGGCAAGCTCTTGGCGAATTAACTAGATTAAAAGACAAGATTGCAATTTCTGCAAATGTTCTTGAAAAAGCAGCTTACATTTACCGAAAGGCATTGGAGAAAAAACTTGTCCGTGGCAGATCTATTTCTGCAATGATTGCTGCATCTCTTTATGCTGCATGTCGAGATACTGCAACACCTAGAACACTAAAAGATGTTGCAGATGCTGCAAATGTAAAACGAAAAGATATTGCAAGATGTTATAGATTATTACATTATGAATTAGAACTAAAAATGCCCGTTGTCGATTCAGTTCAATGCATTGCAAGAATTTCAAGCAAACTCGATATTACAGAAAAAACAAAACGATTTGCAATTAAGGTACTCAAAGAGGCCCAAGAACGTGAAGAATCAGCTGGAAAAGATCCAATGGGTCTTGCAGCATCTGCATTATATCTGTCATGTGTACATAATGGCGCATCTGTAACTCAAAGAGATATTGCCGAAGCTGCTGGTGTAACAGAAGTTACCATAAGAAATCGATACAAGGGATTGAAGGCTAGTCACTCATAA
- a CDS encoding prohibitin family protein has product MSKYQSPKVNVNMSAAKGVAVAIVLLIIIGVVATASVKIVDAGHRGVLLHWNAVDLTQPPLDEGLHFVIPFQDEVVNIEVRTLKYASDARSASRDLQTVETTVTVNYHPDKEAVHRLYKNLGLDYENRVIQPAIEETVKQVTAKYNAEELITKRPLVKQDIEVAITERLNQFEVVTDVISITDFEFSPLFAQAIESKVEAEQNALRAENDLRRIEVEARQTEANAVGLANANIAEAKGEAEAIAIINRALAENPNYLDWLKTQAWDGKLPLVVGEGGTPFIQIPVKP; this is encoded by the coding sequence TTGTCAAAGTACCAATCACCCAAAGTTAATGTGAATATGAGTGCAGCAAAAGGGGTTGCAGTAGCAATTGTTCTTCTTATAATTATTGGAGTAGTAGCAACAGCTTCTGTAAAAATTGTTGATGCGGGGCACAGAGGGGTTCTATTGCATTGGAATGCAGTTGATCTGACACAACCCCCACTTGATGAAGGATTACATTTTGTGATTCCATTCCAAGATGAAGTAGTCAATATTGAAGTTCGTACACTAAAGTATGCAAGTGATGCTCGTAGTGCATCAAGAGATCTGCAAACAGTAGAGACAACTGTAACAGTAAACTACCATCCAGATAAAGAGGCAGTACATAGATTATACAAGAATTTAGGTCTTGATTATGAAAATAGGGTTATTCAACCAGCAATTGAAGAAACAGTAAAACAAGTTACTGCAAAATATAATGCCGAAGAACTAATTACAAAAAGACCGCTAGTCAAACAAGATATAGAAGTAGCAATTACCGAAAGATTAAATCAATTTGAAGTAGTTACAGACGTAATTTCAATTACTGATTTTGAATTCTCACCATTATTTGCTCAGGCAATTGAATCCAAAGTAGAAGCAGAACAAAATGCACTAAGAGCAGAAAATGACTTGAGAAGAATTGAAGTCGAGGCCAGACAAACTGAGGCAAACGCTGTGGGTTTAGCAAATGCAAACATTGCAGAAGCCAAAGGTGAGGCAGAGGCCATAGCAATTATCAATAGAGCGTTAGCCGAGAATCCAAACTATTTGGATTGGTTAAAGACGCAAGCATGGGATGGAAAACTACCACTTGTAGTTGGCGAAGGCGGAACACCATTTATTCAAATTCCAGTTAAGCCTTAA